A window of Trichoderma atroviride chromosome 3, complete sequence contains these coding sequences:
- a CDS encoding uncharacterized protein (EggNog:ENOG41), translated as MVILITGSTGYLGGQLIKEAFARGHSVRAVVRSEASFKKLAEQFPEFAPKLSYVVAADITKPESYEGAFEDVVGVIHAASPFNLEPKDNEEDLLKPAIRGSVAILDAALRHGKDVKRVVITSSHASVADVTKGKRAGYVYNEKDWNPITYEQAADPATDGVTAYCASKALAERAVWEWADKHKGAHFDVATITPPVDLWSLRHGEVPEFDFGGYADVREVSAAHLLALEVPSAGGQRFWVGQSLRWQTVVDIAREEFPELVTRLPEGKPGWIEDAYGVDGSKAEKILGLKYRTLRETIRDTFTQLLAAERAEAAS; from the exons ATGGTTATCCTCATTACCGGGAGCACCGGTTACCTTGGTGGTCAACTGATAAAAGAAGCATTTGCTCGAGGGCATAGTGTCCGCGCTGTTGTGCGATCGGAGGCATCTTTTAAGAAGCTCGCTGAACAATTTCCCGAATTCGCGCCAAAGCTTTCTTACGTTGTTGCCGCTGATATCACTAAGCCTGAATCATATGAGGGAGCATTCGAGGACGTGGTGGGCGTAATCCACGCCGCCTCTCCGTTCAACCTCGAGCCAAAAGACAACGAGGAAGACCTCCTTAAACCTGCCATTAGAGGCTCCGTCGCCATCCTGGATGCTGCCCTGCGTCATGGGAAAGACGTTAAAAGAGTAGTGATTACATCATCACACGCTTCTGTCGCAGATGTCACCAAAGGAAAGCGAGCAGGCTACGTATACAATGAGAAGGATTGGAACCCCATTACGTATGAGCAAGCTGCCGATCCTGCTACTGACGGCGTTACCGCATATTGTGCTTCCAAGGCTCTAGCCGAACGAGCAGTGTGGGAGTGGGCTGATAAGCACAAAGGCGCACACTTCGACGTGGCTACAATTACTCCCCCCGTGGATCTTTGGTCCTTACGCCACGGA GAGGTGCCTGAATTTGACTTTGGTGGATATGCCGATGTACGAGAGGTCAGCGCAGCTCATCTCCTTGCCCTCGAAGTGCCGTCTGCAGGTGGACAACGTTTCTGGGTCGGGCAATCTCTTCGATGGCAAACCGTGGTAGACATTGCGCGCGAAGAGTTTCCTGAGCTAGTTACAAGACTCCCTGAAGGAAAGCCTGGATGGATAGAGGATGCGTATGGCGTGGATGGTAGCAAAGCGGAGAAGATCCTGGGCCTGAAATATCGGACATTGAGGGAAACTATTAGGGATACCTTCACACAGCTGCTCGCCGCTGAGCGGGCGGAAGCTGCATCATAG
- a CDS encoding uncharacterized protein (TransMembrane:2 (i12-31o43-63i)), protein MVALVAILVWRLPFYIVTPVWLIFAALDGTYLSSVLQKVPEGAWFTIVLAAVLCSIFLVWRFGKEAQWKAESLDQLPLAALMKSDQSSSNSLVLNETFGGVPVSTVPGLGIFFDKTGDSTHLPACFTHFVIKFAARPSVIIFFHMRPLTVPSVPLEERYIVTHAHGLIDCYNVTLRHGYMDDVLHPGLARELVGQIELTISHSRRPNAAELETLRAAYRSQMVYILGKEAMKLKTGSSMTSRVTGFFRNFVLYIFLWMRENSRTKLADLNIDADKLIEVGFLKEI, encoded by the coding sequence ATGGTTGCTCTCGTTGCGATCCTCGTTTGGAGACTGCCTTTCTATATTGTCACACCGGTCTGGTTGATCTTTGCTGCGCTCGACGGCACATACCTCTCATCTGTCCTGCAAAAGGTCCCAGAGGGCGCGTGGTTTACCATTGTACTGGCTGCCGTTCTTTGCTCCATCTTCCTTGTCTGGCGATTCGGAAAGGAGGCTCAGTGGAAGGCCGAGTCACTGGATCAGCTCCCGCTTGCAGCTCTCATGAAGTCGGACCAGTCATCGTCAAACTCTCTCGTCTTGAATGAGACGTTTGGTGGCGTACCCGTCTCGACTGTGCCTGGCctgggcatcttcttcgatAAGACTGGCGACTCCACTCACCTGCCTGCATGCTTTACGCACTTTGTTATCAAGTTCGCCGCCCGGCCATcggtcatcatcttcttccacatgCGGCCTCTCACTGTGCCTTCGGTACCCCTTGAAGAACGGTATATCGTTACACACGCTCACGGCCTCATTGACTGTTACAACGTCACTCTCCGGCACGGCTATATGGATGACGTGCTACACCCAGGCCTGGCGCGCGAGTTGGTAGGGCAAATTGAGCTGACCATCTCCCACAGTCGTCGCCCTAATGCAGCGGAACTCGAGACGCTGCGGGCCGCGTATAGATCTCAGATGGTGTACATCCTCGGAAAAGAGGCGATGAAATTGAAGACAGGCAGTTCCATGACTAGCCGCGTGACTGGATTCTTTAGGAACTTTGTGCTGTATATATTCTTGTGGATGCGGGAGAACTCACGTACGAAGCTGGCGGATCTTAACATTGATGCTGACAAGCTTATTGAGGTGGGTTTCCTGAAGGAGATTTGA
- a CDS encoding uncharacterized protein (TransMembrane:10 (i21-40o52-73i137-159o179-198i210-230o256-275i287-310o330-360i381-401o407-426i)) has translation MRKKRQEESPKKTCKATVSNFQATGVIYGDIGTSPLYVFSSTFSSQPSWDDLVGALSIIIWSLTVIVTIKYCFIVLRADDDGQGGTFALYSLLARYTNIARNRDPREAVMVRMERHRTNDLTLGGKSLRNFLEKSKFCQIMLQFVGVLGVTMVMADGVLTPAQSVLGAIQGLEVVKPDLSLSAIVGITCAILIVLFLIQPFGTTKLGTSFAPIVTIWLLFNMVAGIYNLAKHDHTVLKAFSPSYAFTYLVRNGQDGWTSLGGLLLAFTGVEALFADLGAFSKRAVQLSWLCLAYPCLLLAYIGQAAYISTDETQTAFTNPFFHTLPPGTLYFGLVMAILAAIVASQAMITSTFQLLTQIMRLSYFPHIKVIHTSRKFSEQVYIPLANWLLMIGTVIVAAVYNNTTSLGNAYGVCVIAVTFSTCLPAA, from the exons atgaggaagaaaaggcaagaagaatCGCCGAAAAAGACCTGCAAGGCCACCGTAAGCAA CTTTCAAGCCACTGGAGTGATCTACGGTGATATCGGAACCTCCCCCCTTTATGTCTTCTCGTCGACCTTTTCCAGCCAGCCCTCGTGGGACGATCTTGTCGGCGCCTTGTCCATTATCATCTGGTCCCTGACTGTGATTGTCACGATCAAGTactgcttcatcgtcttacgcgccgatgatgatggccaagGAGGTACCTTTGCCCTATACAGTCTCCTGGCGAGGTACACCAACATTGCGCGAAATCGTGATCCTAGAGAGGCAGTCATGGTCCGCATGGAGAGACATCGCACCAACGATCTTACGCTTGGCGGCAAGAGTCTCCGGAACTTCCTCGAGAAATCCAAATTTTGCCAGATTATGCTACAATTTGTTGGTGTGCTGGGAGTAACCATGGTCATGGCCGACGGTGTCCTGACACCCGCACAATCTGTCCTCGGTGCCATTCAGGGTCTCGAAGTCGTCAAGCCTGACTTGTCTTTGTCAGCCATTGTCGGCATCACTTGCGCCATCCTGATTGTGCTCTTCTTGATCCAGCCATTTGGAACTACCAAACTCGGAACCAGCTTCGCACCCATCGTGACCATTTGGCTCCTCTTCAACATGGTTGCTGGCATCTACAATCTTGCCAAGCATGACCACACAGTACTCAAGGCCTTCAGCCCCTCTTACGCATTCACTTACCTTGTCCGTAACGGACAGGACGGCTGGACCTCTCTGGGTGGCTTGCTCCTCGCCTTTACCGGCGTGGAGGCGCTCTTTGCTGACTTGGGCGCTTTCAGCAAGCGTGCCGTGCAACTCTCATGGCTGTGTCTGGCCTACCCGTGCTTGCTTCTTGCCTACATTGGCCAGGCCGCGTACATCTCGACCGATGAGACACAAACGGCTTTCACGAACCCTTTCTTCCACACTCTACCACCCGGAACCTTGTACTTCGGCTTGGTCATGGCCATCCTGGCGGCGATTGTCGCCTCGCAGGCCATGATCACGTCGACCTTCCAGTTGCTAACACAGATTATGCGGCTTTCATATTTTCCTCATATCAAGGTCATTCACACAAGCCGAAAGTTCTCCGAGCAAGTGTATATACCACTGGCAAATTGGCTTCTAATGATTGGCACCGTCATTGTCGCTGCGGTATACAACAAT ACCACATCCCTCGGCAACGCTTATGGTGTTTGTGTTATTGCGGTTACTTTCAGTACGTGTCTACCAGCGGCCTGA